The proteins below are encoded in one region of Gallus gallus isolate bGalGal1 chromosome 12, bGalGal1.mat.broiler.GRCg7b, whole genome shotgun sequence:
- the LOC107049643 gene encoding uncharacterized protein LOC107049643 isoform X1, with product MTEDGSVPSPEDRLDSDGGRTGPTAVPLRRLPLTARHPRGTGQAAAGTWSSGAPLSRTEPRSSTIAPAPSWRLRVRGRPSCSALPLVGPPRGAGTPRGGLSLRRRTVIASSPRTSRMAPARLSAALPAAMCLLRFHGPGAAGPRLGLEEEEEEEEEEGEEEEKEKEKEGEEKEGGDVVDLSETEPALPRSMRAFLESGELLAALFDVYGGIAKEDITDSIKSEVSGDLEDALLAVGLGTDGNTLIRVVVFRFKIDMLDIGRELLTMYGKSLYSFIKGDCSGDYRNVLLKLCGSED from the exons ATGACGGAGGACGGCTCAGTTCCCTCTCCGGAGGACAGACTGGATTCTGATGGGGGACGGACGGGGCCGACGGCGGTGCCCCTGCGCCGCCTTCCCCTGACCGCCCGGCATCCCCGAGGCACGGGGCAGGCGGCGGCGGGGACGTGGAGCAGCGGAGCACCGCTTTCCCGCACGGAACCCCGCAGCTCCACCATCGCGCCGGCGCCATCATGGCGGCTCCGGGTCCGCGGCCGCCCCTCCTGCTCCGCGCTCCCATTGGTCGGTCCGCCGAGGGGGGCGGGCACTCCGCGCGGGGGCCTTTCCCTCCGTCGTCGCACCGTCATTGCGTCATCACCGCGCACATCCCGGATGGCCCCGGCCCGGCTGTCCgcggcgctgcccgccgccATGTGCCTGCTTCGCTTCCACGGCCccggggcggccgggccccggctggggctggaggaggaggaggaggaggaggaggaggagggggaggaggaggagaaggagaaggagaaggaaggagaggagaaggagggcgGGGATGTGGTGGACCTCAGCGAGACCGAGcccgccctgccccgctccATGCGGGCCTTCCTGGAGAGCGGCGAGCTGTTGGCTGCCC TTTTTGATGTATATGGAGGCATTGCTAAGGAGGACATAACAGACAGCATTAAATCCGAGGTGTCAGGAGACCTGGAAGATGCTTTGCTGGCTGTGG GCCTGGGAACAGATGGCAACACTCTGATCAGAGTGGTGGTGTTCCGCTTCAAGATAGATATGCTGGATATCGGAAGAGAACTCCTGACTATGTATGGGAAGTCTCTCTACTCCTTCATTAAG GGAGACTGCTCAGGAGACTACAGGAACGTTCTGCTGAAgctctgtggcagtgaggaTTGA